In a single window of the Amycolatopsis sp. cg5 genome:
- a CDS encoding hydroxyacid dehydrogenase, which produces MSPRAALAMSRDAAEAVIDARALAAFGEVCSLAPGVLDSFENAHEVLADVEVLITGWGCPKLDENVLAAAPRLRAVVHTAGSVHAHVTEACWERGIEVASAAAANALPVAEYTVAMILLTGKRVLERARDYRVERSRAASLRTPLSVGNFGRTVGILSASLIGRRVIELLRPYDFRVLLHDPYVSADEAAALGVESVGLDALFTRSDVVSVHTPLLPATRGLVSRELIGSMCDDAVLINTARGAIVDQYALAEAAADGRIRAVLDVTDPEVLPASHPLWDSDNILITPHLAGSQGNEWQRLADLAVAEVGRWAAGEPFAHPVRRESLDRTA; this is translated from the coding sequence ATGAGTCCACGTGCCGCGCTGGCGATGTCGCGGGACGCCGCCGAGGCCGTGATCGACGCGCGTGCGCTGGCCGCGTTCGGCGAAGTCTGTTCACTGGCACCTGGGGTGCTGGACTCCTTCGAGAACGCCCACGAGGTCCTCGCGGACGTCGAAGTGCTGATCACCGGCTGGGGTTGCCCGAAGCTGGACGAGAACGTGCTGGCGGCGGCGCCGCGCCTGCGTGCCGTCGTGCACACCGCCGGATCCGTGCACGCCCATGTCACCGAGGCCTGCTGGGAACGGGGGATCGAGGTCGCGTCCGCGGCCGCGGCGAACGCGCTCCCGGTGGCCGAGTACACGGTCGCGATGATCCTGTTGACCGGCAAGCGCGTGCTGGAACGCGCCCGCGACTACCGGGTGGAGCGATCTAGGGCCGCGTCGCTGCGCACTCCGCTGTCGGTAGGCAATTTCGGCCGCACGGTCGGGATTCTCTCGGCCTCGCTGATCGGCCGCCGGGTGATCGAACTGCTGCGGCCGTACGACTTTCGCGTCCTGCTGCACGATCCGTATGTCAGCGCCGACGAGGCGGCGGCACTCGGGGTCGAGTCCGTGGGCCTTGACGCGTTGTTCACCCGCTCGGACGTGGTGAGTGTCCACACGCCACTGTTGCCCGCGACGCGTGGCCTGGTCAGCCGCGAGCTGATCGGCTCGATGTGCGACGACGCGGTGCTGATCAACACGGCGCGTGGCGCGATCGTCGACCAGTACGCGCTCGCCGAGGCGGCGGCCGACGGCCGGATCCGCGCGGTGCTGGACGTCACCGATCCCGAGGTGCTGCCCGCGTCGCATCCGTTGTGGGACAGCGACAACATCCTGATCACCCCGCATCTCGCCGGATCGCAGGGCAACGAGTGGCAGCGCCTCGCGGACCTGGCGGTCGCGGAGGTCGGCCGCTGGGCCGCGGGGGAGCCGTTCGCGCATCCGGTGCGGCGCGAGAGCCTGGATCGCACCGCATGA
- a CDS encoding ABC transporter substrate-binding protein encodes MPGRPSRRSVLAAALALPLAGCSGGASTSSGPTRITFWSALRGSQQVVDAFNRSQKRIQVVFQQIPGGQQGGYAKLSNAARAGNAPDIATIEYPQVPGFAIDGVTRDLTGLLSDRLRAKLLPQALGLTTFGGRVFTVPLDVEPMVLHYRTDLFEQHGLRVPRTWDEFAAAARVVRDKVPGRKLALFPTDGALQFAANSWQAGARWFDTSQGAWNVSLADAPTRRVAEFWQGLIDDELLFANPSLGRQSDAQIGQGLVFARYSGAWDAGAQMKARPAQKGKWAIAPLPQWDPAHPVVGTHGGSTFAITKDCAHPEAAMEFIEWQVSNPDSLRARLSSGTSSQYPAVPALVDVGRAGFDRAYYGGQDIYSLFDAEAAKIRDGWTWGPRMTATQRVMEDGFALAGAGEGTLLDAVREAQRGTMPDLVALGLATTEHSS; translated from the coding sequence ATGCCCGGTCGACCGAGCCGCCGCTCCGTGCTCGCCGCAGCACTCGCGCTTCCACTGGCCGGCTGCTCGGGTGGCGCGAGCACCTCGAGCGGACCGACGCGCATCACCTTCTGGTCGGCGTTGCGCGGCAGCCAGCAGGTGGTCGACGCGTTCAACCGCAGCCAAAAGCGGATCCAGGTCGTCTTCCAGCAGATCCCCGGCGGCCAGCAGGGCGGCTACGCGAAGCTGAGCAACGCCGCCCGCGCGGGCAACGCGCCTGACATCGCCACCATCGAGTACCCGCAGGTGCCGGGGTTCGCCATCGACGGCGTGACACGCGATCTCACCGGACTGCTCAGTGATCGGCTCCGCGCGAAGCTGCTGCCGCAGGCGCTGGGGCTCACGACCTTCGGCGGCCGGGTGTTCACCGTCCCGCTCGACGTCGAGCCGATGGTGCTGCACTACCGCACGGATTTGTTCGAGCAGCACGGTTTGCGGGTCCCGCGCACCTGGGACGAGTTCGCCGCGGCGGCACGCGTCGTGCGTGACAAGGTGCCTGGCCGCAAGCTCGCGTTGTTCCCCACCGACGGCGCGCTGCAGTTCGCCGCGAACTCGTGGCAGGCGGGCGCGCGCTGGTTCGACACCAGCCAAGGCGCGTGGAACGTCTCGCTGGCCGACGCGCCGACCCGGCGTGTCGCCGAGTTCTGGCAAGGCCTGATCGACGACGAACTGCTTTTCGCGAATCCTTCGCTGGGCAGGCAAAGCGACGCGCAGATCGGCCAGGGACTCGTCTTCGCCAGGTATAGCGGCGCCTGGGACGCGGGTGCGCAGATGAAGGCACGCCCCGCGCAGAAAGGCAAGTGGGCCATCGCGCCGCTGCCGCAGTGGGACCCGGCGCATCCGGTCGTCGGCACACACGGCGGGTCCACCTTCGCGATCACCAAGGACTGCGCGCATCCCGAGGCCGCGATGGAGTTCATCGAATGGCAGGTCTCGAACCCGGACTCGTTGCGCGCCAGGCTGTCCAGCGGTACGAGCAGCCAGTATCCGGCGGTGCCAGCGCTGGTCGACGTCGGCCGCGCGGGCTTCGACCGTGCCTACTACGGCGGCCAGGACATCTACAGCCTCTTCGACGCCGAAGCCGCCAAGATCCGCGACGGCTGGACCTGGGGACCGCGCATGACCGCGACCCAGCGCGTGATGGAAGACGGCTTCGCGCTGGCGGGCGCGGGTGAGGGCACGCTGCTCGACGCGGTCCGCGAAGCCCAGCGCGGCACGATGCCCGATCTCGTGGCACTCGGCCTCGCCACCACCGAGCACAGCTCCTGA
- a CDS encoding carbohydrate ABC transporter permease, which produces MATSATRRRERSACAVLMAPFFVLLLVVFLIPVGTAVWLSFFGDDQPGLGFGEERTIFVGLRSYLAVLTDPTFLNGLGTVALYCLIYIPALVGGALLLALLLDSGVARLRAWAQLGLFLPHAVPGIIAAIIWLYLYTPGISPVIDLLGKADITVNFLGVHGVVPAIVNIALWSNLGYNMVIFYAALQAVPREVIEAAVVDGAGPVRLALRIKTPLVRASLVMVALFTLIFALQLFTEPMLLSQATPIINSRFSPSMYIFDAAFTRNNYGLAAAASVVLLACTIALSYVVTRWTNRSREAA; this is translated from the coding sequence ATGGCCACATCCGCCACCCGGCGCCGTGAACGCTCCGCCTGCGCCGTGCTCATGGCGCCGTTCTTCGTGCTGCTGTTGGTCGTTTTCCTGATCCCCGTCGGGACGGCCGTCTGGCTGAGTTTCTTCGGCGACGATCAGCCGGGCCTCGGCTTCGGCGAGGAGCGCACGATCTTCGTCGGGCTGCGCAGCTACCTCGCCGTGCTGACCGACCCGACGTTCCTCAATGGACTCGGCACCGTCGCGCTGTATTGCCTGATCTACATTCCCGCGCTCGTGGGCGGCGCGCTGCTGCTGGCACTGCTGCTCGACTCCGGCGTCGCGCGACTGCGCGCGTGGGCACAGCTGGGCCTGTTCCTGCCGCACGCGGTGCCGGGGATCATCGCCGCGATCATCTGGCTGTATCTCTACACGCCAGGCATCAGCCCCGTGATCGACCTGCTCGGCAAGGCCGACATCACGGTCAACTTCCTTGGCGTGCACGGTGTCGTGCCCGCCATCGTGAACATCGCGCTGTGGAGCAACCTCGGCTACAACATGGTGATCTTCTACGCCGCGCTGCAAGCCGTCCCGCGCGAGGTGATCGAGGCCGCGGTGGTCGACGGCGCCGGCCCGGTGCGACTGGCGCTGCGGATCAAGACGCCGCTGGTCAGGGCGTCGCTGGTGATGGTCGCGTTGTTCACGCTGATCTTCGCGCTGCAGTTGTTCACCGAGCCGATGCTGCTCAGCCAGGCCACCCCGATCATCAACTCGCGCTTCTCGCCGAGCATGTACATCTTCGACGCGGCCTTCACCCGCAACAACTACGGGCTGGCCGCGGCCGCTTCGGTGGTGCTGCTGGCCTGCACGATCGCTCTGTCCTATGTGGTCACTCGCTGGACCAACCGTTCGAGGGAGGCCGCGTGA
- a CDS encoding VOC family protein yields MTIELNHTVVWARDRDASAAFLANILGVAVDPVIGPFAPIRLGNGVTLDYAQAAEVAGQHYAFLVGDEEFDATFARIRAAGITFWADPFHREPGELNAMNGGRGFYFEDPDGHNMELFTRA; encoded by the coding sequence ATGACCATCGAGCTGAATCACACGGTCGTGTGGGCACGGGACCGGGACGCCTCCGCGGCGTTCCTGGCGAACATCCTCGGCGTCGCCGTCGATCCGGTGATCGGGCCGTTCGCGCCGATCCGGCTCGGGAACGGGGTCACCCTCGACTACGCGCAGGCGGCCGAAGTCGCCGGTCAGCACTATGCCTTCCTGGTCGGCGACGAGGAGTTCGACGCCACGTTCGCCCGGATCCGCGCTGCCGGGATCACCTTCTGGGCGGACCCGTTCCACCGGGAACCCGGCGAGCTCAACGCCATGAACGGCGGCCGGGGCTTCTACTTCGAGGACCCCGACGGGCACAACATGGAACTGTTCACCCGGGCTTGA
- a CDS encoding tautomerase family protein has translation MPFVRIDAIRADAARLDALGQAVQDALVETIGIPPDDRFQVLSSHDGTLRYDGFLGIDRDDGVVFVAITMRSGRSPELKQALYRRIAELAHEYAGTEPRNVVITLTENEPVDWSFGHGVAQYVES, from the coding sequence ATGCCCTTTGTTCGCATCGACGCCATCCGAGCCGACGCCGCCCGCCTCGACGCACTCGGCCAGGCCGTGCAAGACGCACTGGTCGAGACGATCGGAATCCCGCCGGACGACCGCTTCCAGGTTTTGTCCAGCCATGACGGCACCCTGCGCTACGACGGCTTCCTCGGCATCGACCGTGACGACGGCGTCGTCTTCGTCGCGATCACGATGCGCTCCGGCCGGTCGCCGGAACTCAAGCAGGCGCTGTACCGCCGGATCGCCGAGCTGGCTCACGAGTACGCGGGCACCGAGCCGCGAAACGTGGTCATCACGCTGACCGAGAACGAGCCGGTCGACTGGTCGTTCGGCCACGGCGTCGCCCAGTACGTGGAGTCGTGA
- a CDS encoding substrate-binding domain-containing protein, which produces MREPGDERRQRILAVVRARGEARVSDLAAELEVSVITVRRDVEELAREGKLRRGHGVARSLVPVPKAPAVPDAKDGAVALVVPERHAYLNEVVHGARTVLEEAGVRVVLHIAPRARGADRPIVERVVADEVAGLMIAPRWRTAADEEAAYGWLAESGVPTVLMERRPRPGSALHAFDSVCTDHWYGMHLAVEHLTALGHRRIALAARDDSPTARALRVAFAEIAVAHTEIDDWTVLLSAPDAGADPGTPPGSLIDLIGERGITGAVLHGDDDALMLVQQLADAGIRVPADCSVVAYDDVVAALGRTPLTAIAPPKAEVGKVAAELLLDRLGKASAGRPRRVELIPELKVRGSTQPYSIV; this is translated from the coding sequence ATGCGCGAACCGGGTGACGAACGGCGGCAGCGGATCCTCGCGGTCGTGCGCGCGCGAGGCGAGGCGCGGGTCAGCGACCTCGCCGCCGAGCTGGAGGTCTCGGTGATCACCGTGCGCCGCGACGTCGAGGAACTGGCCCGCGAAGGCAAGCTCCGGCGTGGCCACGGCGTCGCCCGCTCGCTGGTCCCGGTGCCCAAGGCGCCCGCCGTGCCCGACGCGAAGGACGGCGCCGTCGCGCTGGTCGTGCCCGAGCGGCACGCGTACCTCAACGAGGTCGTCCACGGCGCGCGCACCGTGCTCGAGGAAGCCGGGGTGCGCGTGGTGCTGCACATCGCGCCGCGGGCGCGCGGCGCCGACCGGCCGATCGTCGAACGGGTCGTCGCCGACGAGGTCGCCGGCCTGATGATCGCCCCGCGCTGGCGGACCGCGGCCGACGAGGAGGCGGCGTACGGCTGGCTCGCCGAGTCGGGCGTGCCCACGGTCCTGATGGAACGCAGGCCGCGGCCGGGCAGCGCGCTGCACGCGTTCGACTCGGTGTGCACCGATCACTGGTACGGCATGCATCTCGCGGTCGAGCATTTGACCGCGCTGGGGCATCGCCGGATCGCCTTGGCCGCGCGCGACGACAGTCCGACCGCGCGCGCGTTGCGGGTCGCCTTCGCCGAGATCGCCGTGGCGCACACGGAGATCGACGACTGGACCGTCCTGCTCAGCGCGCCGGACGCGGGCGCGGACCCGGGCACGCCGCCGGGCTCGCTGATCGATCTCATCGGGGAGCGAGGCATCACCGGCGCCGTGCTGCACGGCGACGACGACGCGTTGATGCTGGTCCAGCAGCTCGCCGACGCCGGCATCCGGGTGCCTGCCGACTGCTCGGTGGTGGCCTACGACGACGTCGTCGCCGCACTGGGCAGGACGCCGTTGACCGCCATCGCCCCGCCGAAGGCCGAGGTCGGGAAAGTGGCCGCCGAGCTGCTGCTCGACCGGCTCGGCAAGGCGAGCGCCGGGCGGCCGAGGCGGGTCGAGCTGATCCCCGAGCTGAAAGTGCGCGGATCGACGCAACCGTATTCGATCGTTTGA
- a CDS encoding MarR family winged helix-turn-helix transcriptional regulator, whose protein sequence is MVPPPVTTPIGLVLTKAAKTASRAFDQSLAAAGGSQPIWQILMSLKTARRANQRELAEDVGIQGATLTHHLNGMETAGLVTRRRDPDNRRVHLVEITDEGEQLFHRLATAAIAHDKRLRTGFSEAEIGTLAALLTRLSDNAATDR, encoded by the coding sequence ATGGTGCCTCCACCCGTCACCACCCCGATCGGCCTGGTCCTCACGAAGGCGGCCAAGACCGCGAGCCGCGCCTTCGACCAGTCACTCGCGGCCGCGGGCGGCTCCCAGCCGATTTGGCAGATCCTCATGTCGCTCAAGACGGCCCGGCGCGCCAACCAGCGCGAACTCGCGGAGGACGTCGGCATCCAGGGCGCGACGCTGACCCATCACCTCAACGGCATGGAAACCGCGGGCCTGGTGACCCGGCGCCGCGACCCCGACAACCGTCGCGTGCATCTGGTCGAGATCACGGACGAGGGCGAGCAACTCTTCCACCGCCTCGCGACGGCGGCCATCGCGCACGACAAGCGGCTGCGTACGGGGTTCAGCGAAGCGGAGATCGGTACTCTCGCCGCGTTGTTGACGCGGCTGAGCGACAACGCCGCGACGGACCGTTGA
- a CDS encoding carbohydrate ABC transporter permease, producing the protein MSTLATRPKILGRTAVNVVVGISVLYTLLPVLWLVLAASKDRDALFGSELLTLHGFSPIKNLQDLFAMDKGIYGRWYVNSLLYAVLGAALSALVSIAAGYAFDKYSFRHKEKAFGLVLAAVMVPQTVLALPLYLMASAAGVVNTFWSVFIPVLFNPFGVYLGRIFSQGYVPDEVLEAARMDGASELAMYWKVALRMLGPGFVTVFLFQLTAIWNNFFLPMVMLSDQKLYPVSLGLYTWNSSATVSPEYYPVVIMGALLAVLPLVLAFILLQRFWRSGLTAGAVK; encoded by the coding sequence GTGAGCACGCTCGCGACGAGACCGAAGATCCTGGGCCGCACCGCCGTCAACGTCGTGGTCGGCATCTCGGTGCTGTACACGCTGCTGCCGGTGCTGTGGCTCGTGCTCGCCGCGTCGAAGGACCGCGACGCGTTGTTCGGCAGCGAACTGCTGACCCTGCACGGGTTCTCGCCGATCAAGAACCTGCAGGACCTGTTCGCGATGGACAAGGGCATCTACGGCCGCTGGTACGTCAACAGCCTGCTGTACGCCGTCCTCGGCGCCGCGCTGAGCGCGCTGGTGAGCATCGCGGCTGGCTACGCGTTCGACAAATACAGCTTCCGGCACAAGGAAAAGGCGTTCGGGCTGGTGCTGGCCGCTGTCATGGTCCCGCAGACGGTGCTCGCGCTGCCGCTGTACCTGATGGCGTCGGCCGCCGGTGTGGTCAACACGTTCTGGTCGGTGTTCATCCCGGTGCTGTTCAACCCGTTCGGCGTCTATCTCGGGCGGATCTTCAGCCAGGGCTACGTGCCGGACGAGGTGCTGGAGGCCGCGCGGATGGACGGCGCGAGCGAGCTGGCGATGTACTGGAAGGTCGCGCTGCGGATGCTCGGGCCCGGCTTCGTGACGGTCTTCCTGTTCCAGCTGACGGCCATCTGGAACAACTTCTTCCTGCCCATGGTGATGCTGTCCGACCAGAAGCTGTACCCGGTCAGCCTGGGGCTCTACACCTGGAACAGCTCGGCGACCGTGTCACCGGAGTACTACCCGGTCGTGATCATGGGCGCGTTGCTCGCTGTGCTGCCGCTGGTGCTCGCTTTCATTCTGCTGCAACGATTCTGGCGTTCTGGTCTCACCGCGGGAGCTGTCAAATGA
- a CDS encoding ThuA domain-containing protein, with translation MTTAFASLVSPAQAEPAHEVANVLVFSKTAAYRHDSIPAGIKAIKELGVQHHFGVEATEDAGAFTDANLKRFNAVVWLSTTGDVLNAAQQAAFERYVKAGGGYAGVHAASDTEYDWPWYGGLVGAYFLAHPQIQQADVRVEDHAHPSTVDLPATWKRTDEWYNFRQNPRGKVHVLASLDEKSYTPGNGAMGDHPTAWCHTNAGGRSWYTGGGHTAESYTDPAFRSHLAGGIRYVAKMVDADCGTTVAAPVDTDFDQITLAKGEEKTGEPIALAVLPNRDVLHTSRDGRVWYTSSAATTKLAGQIPVYSHDEDGLQGVAIDAGFATNRWVYLYYAPKLSTPAGDAPETGTAADFAPFKGYNQLSRFKLGMDGVLNLSSEQKILQIPAERGICCHAGGEIDFDAQGNLYLSTGDDSNPFASDGFTPIDERANRNPVFDAQRSAGNTNDLRGKVLRIKVNANGGYSVPSGNLFKPGTAKTRPEIYAMGFRNPFRFAVDRKTGWLHLGDYGPDAGAANPARGPGGTVEFNLIKQPGNYGWPYCVGDNQPFVDYDFATGTSGAAFDCAAPKNTSPRNTGLTNLPPVQRAWIPYDGGSVPEFGNGSESPMGGPVYRYDAASTSKTKFPAYFDGKTFAYEWERSWIKEISVGPNGERGEIKPFFDSMTLTRPMNIEFGPDGALYVLDYGSGYFGGSADSAVYRIDYTQGSRTPVAKIAADRTSGPAPLTVRFDPAGTHDPDQQPLTYAWDFDGNGTTDSTSAGPVSFVYNTAGQYTAKLSVTDSTGLTGAASVVVTVGNTAPVVTLRSPLNGSVFSFGDTVAFKVDVTDDKPVDCSKVIVEYILGHEGHGHPLSRATGCEGTIATPADGGHGADSNVFGVINATYTDGGGTGAPPLAGSAESVLQPSLKQAEFYTEANGIQVVAQADASGGKRVGYIEPGDWIKFDPVNLAGVRGIGYRVSSAGAGGTIEVRSGSVTGPLVQRVTVATTGGWDTYADLPATPVTDPGGTGPLYLVFQGTGSGGLFDVDAIRFER, from the coding sequence GTGACGACGGCGTTCGCCTCGCTCGTCTCCCCCGCCCAAGCCGAACCCGCCCACGAGGTGGCGAACGTGCTGGTCTTCTCGAAGACCGCCGCCTACCGGCACGACTCCATCCCGGCCGGGATCAAGGCGATCAAGGAACTCGGCGTCCAGCATCACTTCGGCGTCGAGGCGACCGAGGACGCGGGCGCGTTCACCGACGCCAACCTCAAGCGCTTCAACGCGGTCGTTTGGCTGTCCACCACCGGCGACGTGCTCAACGCCGCGCAGCAGGCGGCGTTCGAGCGTTACGTCAAGGCGGGCGGCGGCTACGCGGGAGTGCACGCCGCGTCCGACACCGAGTACGACTGGCCGTGGTACGGCGGCCTCGTCGGCGCGTACTTCCTCGCCCATCCGCAGATCCAGCAGGCGGACGTGCGCGTAGAGGACCATGCCCACCCGTCCACTGTGGACCTTCCGGCCACCTGGAAACGCACCGACGAGTGGTACAACTTCCGGCAGAACCCGCGCGGCAAGGTCCACGTGCTGGCGAGCCTCGACGAGAAGAGCTACACCCCCGGCAACGGCGCGATGGGCGACCATCCGACCGCCTGGTGCCACACGAACGCGGGCGGCCGGTCCTGGTACACCGGCGGCGGCCACACCGCGGAGTCGTACACCGATCCGGCGTTCCGCTCCCACCTCGCAGGCGGAATCCGCTACGTGGCCAAGATGGTCGACGCGGACTGCGGCACGACCGTCGCCGCGCCGGTGGACACCGACTTCGACCAGATCACGCTGGCCAAGGGCGAGGAGAAGACCGGCGAGCCGATCGCCCTCGCGGTGCTGCCCAACCGCGACGTGCTGCACACCTCGCGCGACGGGCGCGTCTGGTACACGAGTTCCGCCGCGACGACCAAGCTCGCGGGGCAGATCCCGGTGTACTCGCACGACGAAGACGGTCTTCAAGGCGTGGCCATCGACGCCGGATTCGCGACGAACCGCTGGGTGTACCTGTACTACGCGCCCAAACTGTCCACACCGGCCGGTGACGCACCGGAGACCGGAACCGCCGCCGACTTCGCGCCGTTCAAGGGATACAACCAGCTTTCGCGCTTCAAGCTGGGCATGGACGGCGTACTGAACCTGAGCAGTGAGCAGAAGATCCTGCAGATTCCCGCCGAACGCGGGATCTGCTGTCACGCGGGCGGTGAGATCGACTTCGACGCACAGGGCAACCTGTATCTGTCCACAGGGGACGACAGCAACCCGTTCGCCTCGGACGGCTTCACCCCGATCGACGAGCGCGCCAACCGCAACCCGGTCTTCGACGCGCAGCGCAGCGCTGGCAACACCAACGACCTGCGCGGGAAAGTCTTGCGTATCAAGGTGAACGCCAACGGCGGGTACAGCGTGCCCAGTGGCAACCTGTTCAAGCCCGGCACCGCGAAGACGCGTCCGGAGATCTACGCGATGGGCTTCCGCAACCCGTTCCGGTTCGCCGTCGACCGCAAGACCGGCTGGTTGCATCTCGGCGACTACGGGCCTGACGCGGGCGCGGCGAATCCGGCCCGTGGTCCCGGCGGGACGGTCGAGTTCAACCTGATCAAGCAGCCGGGCAACTACGGCTGGCCGTACTGCGTTGGCGACAATCAGCCCTTTGTGGACTATGACTTCGCCACGGGCACGTCCGGCGCGGCGTTCGACTGCGCGGCGCCGAAGAACACCAGCCCGCGCAACACCGGCCTGACGAACCTGCCGCCGGTCCAGCGCGCCTGGATCCCGTACGACGGCGGCTCGGTGCCGGAGTTCGGGAACGGCTCGGAGTCGCCGATGGGCGGGCCGGTCTACCGCTACGACGCGGCGTCGACGTCCAAGACGAAGTTCCCGGCGTACTTCGACGGCAAGACCTTCGCCTACGAATGGGAACGCAGCTGGATCAAGGAAATCAGCGTCGGCCCGAACGGCGAACGCGGTGAGATCAAGCCGTTCTTCGACTCGATGACGCTGACCAGGCCGATGAACATCGAGTTCGGCCCGGACGGCGCGCTCTACGTGCTCGACTACGGCAGCGGTTACTTCGGCGGTTCGGCGGATTCGGCCGTCTACCGCATCGACTACACCCAGGGCAGCCGGACACCGGTCGCCAAGATCGCGGCCGACCGCACCTCCGGGCCGGCGCCCCTGACGGTGCGCTTCGACCCGGCCGGGACGCATGATCCCGACCAGCAGCCGCTGACCTACGCGTGGGACTTCGACGGCAACGGCACGACCGACTCCACCTCGGCCGGTCCGGTGTCCTTTGTGTACAACACGGCAGGCCAGTACACCGCGAAGCTTTCGGTGACGGACTCGACCGGGCTGACCGGCGCGGCGAGCGTGGTGGTCACCGTTGGCAACACGGCACCGGTGGTGACGTTGCGAAGTCCGCTCAACGGCAGCGTTTTCTCGTTCGGCGACACGGTGGCGTTCAAGGTCGACGTGACCGACGACAAGCCGGTCGACTGTTCGAAGGTGATCGTCGAGTACATCCTCGGCCATGAGGGACATGGTCATCCGCTGAGCAGGGCGACCGGCTGCGAGGGCACGATCGCGACACCGGCGGACGGCGGCCACGGCGCCGACTCGAACGTCTTCGGCGTCATCAACGCGACGTACACCGACGGCGGCGGCACGGGCGCTCCCCCGCTGGCCGGCTCGGCGGAAAGCGTGCTGCAGCCGTCGCTCAAGCAGGCCGAGTTCTACACGGAGGCCAACGGCATCCAGGTCGTCGCGCAGGCGGACGCGAGCGGCGGCAAACGCGTCGGCTACATCGAGCCAGGCGACTGGATCAAGTTCGATCCGGTGAACCTGGCCGGCGTACGCGGCATCGGCTACCGGGTGTCGTCCGCGGGCGCGGGCGGGACGATCGAGGTGCGCTCCGGCTCGGTCACCGGGCCGCTGGTGCAGCGCGTGACGGTGGCCACCACGGGCGGCTGGGACACCTACGCCGACCTGCCCGCCACCCCCGTCACCGACCCGGGCGGCACAGGTCCCCTCTACCTGGTCTTCCAAGGCACGGGCTCGGGCGGCCTCTTCGACGTGGACGCGATCAGGTTCGAGCGGTAA
- a CDS encoding OsmC family protein, with product MATTRTAHTVWEGELLTGSGTVTFDSSGIGSQPVSWPSRAEQANGKTSPEELIAAAHSSCFSMALSHGLAGAGTPPTRLETKADVTFQPGEGITGIHLTVRGEVPGLDAAAFAEAAEGAKKNCPVSQALTGTTITLTAELA from the coding sequence GTGGCGACTACACGCACGGCACACACGGTCTGGGAAGGCGAGCTGCTCACGGGCAGCGGAACGGTCACCTTCGACTCGTCCGGCATCGGGAGCCAGCCGGTTTCCTGGCCGTCCCGTGCCGAGCAGGCCAACGGCAAGACCAGCCCCGAGGAGCTCATCGCGGCCGCGCATTCCAGCTGCTTCTCGATGGCGCTGTCGCACGGTCTCGCCGGTGCCGGCACCCCGCCGACCCGCCTCGAGACCAAGGCCGACGTCACCTTCCAGCCCGGCGAGGGCATCACCGGCATCCACCTCACCGTCCGCGGCGAGGTCCCCGGCCTGGACGCGGCCGCGTTCGCCGAGGCCGCCGAGGGCGCCAAGAAGAACTGCCCGGTCAGCCAGGCGCTGACCGGCACCACGATCACCCTCACCGCCGAGCTGGCCTAG
- a CDS encoding nuclear transport factor 2 family protein: MSTEEEIHDLGKRWAAAEEQADRRTLDELTVDGFRLVGPAGFVLDKAQWLTRYDGGLVTESIDWAEVELLDLGDTVIAIGVHAQVASYQGNPANGRFRATHVVVRRDDQWRLASIQLSPIGGPPPFEGGTR; this comes from the coding sequence ATGAGCACCGAAGAAGAGATCCATGACCTCGGCAAACGCTGGGCCGCGGCCGAAGAGCAAGCCGACCGGCGGACGCTCGACGAGCTGACGGTCGACGGCTTCCGGCTGGTCGGGCCTGCCGGGTTCGTGCTGGACAAGGCGCAGTGGCTGACGCGCTACGACGGCGGGCTCGTCACGGAGTCGATCGACTGGGCCGAGGTGGAGCTGCTCGACCTGGGTGACACCGTGATCGCGATCGGCGTGCACGCCCAAGTGGCGTCGTACCAGGGGAATCCCGCGAATGGGCGGTTCAGGGCCACCCATGTCGTGGTACGCCGGGATGACCAGTGGCGGCTCGCGAGCATCCAGCTCAGCCCGATCGGCGGGCCGCCCCCGTTCGAAGGGGGCACGCGATGA